The proteins below are encoded in one region of Lactuca sativa cultivar Salinas chromosome 3, Lsat_Salinas_v11, whole genome shotgun sequence:
- the LOC111896240 gene encoding uncharacterized protein LOC111896240 encodes MRTVDKGNENCDDSQNPIDIEKENRKRYNRNYYARILASNPYVITFKRLSDLGPLDNYRVTLNASVELDRRVYNKSTTSEVAGIWVEGNDNIIAYKRSIIVYGRSNYSTEIQPHFGCYDPLSYPLFFPNGESRWHPKIPRYGVAMDEIHSDNEDNDEGSEGSTSKKDRNTISMREYYYYKFHIWSNDNVILMGGRLFQQFAGVVDCFNAGEVQPSRVGQRVVLPASFIGGPCDMRRRFLDAMTLVQDDGRPDIFLTMTYNPKWKEIDDELLPGQSAQDRPDLVARVFHAKLEDLKVQLFQRHIIGVVGSYVYVIEFQKCGLPHAHFLLIMTHGYKMNNPGDYDKLVCAEIPDPIRYSRQFNEKTSQGEDSYPLYRRRNNGIEVTIRNTTLDNKWVAPYNPKLLMMFNCHINVEVCSSIKSVKYLFKYVYKGHDKQVIHIDKDQENVVINEIRKFQDAHYVSPPELVRFKDGDRMEDIVDREKEKNSMLTAFFKKNKEDSNARKYLYKDFPKHFTWNRSNHCWRTREHKSMIGRLVYANLAEGERYYLRLLLCHITGPTRFEDLYTANGVLHPTFRKAALERGLIETDDNLSQCLVEASLFQFPSALRRLFTTMLIFCEPRNVCKLWDDHYDSLSEDYRK; translated from the exons ATGAGGACCGTAGATAAGGGAAACGAAAACTGTGATGATTCCCAAAACCCGATAGATAtagaaaaag AAAATCGAAAAAGATACAATAGAAACTATTATGCACGTATTCTAGCTTCGAATCCGTACGTTATAACATTTAAACGGCTTTCTGATCTAGGACCGCTTGATAATTATAGAGTGACTTTGAATGCATCGGTGGAACTTGACCGAAGGGTGTACAATAAGTCGACCACATCTGAG GTTGCTGGTATTTGGGTTGAAGGAAATGACAACATCATTGCATATAAAAGAAGTATTATTGTCTATGGGAGGTCTAACTATAGTACCGAAATTCAACCTCACTTTGGTTGTTATGATCCTTTGTCGTATCCTTTATTCTTTCCCAATGGTGAGTCTCGATGGCATCCTAAAATACCAAGATATGGGGTTGCCATGGATGAGATTCATAGTGACAATGAAGACAATGATGAAGGTTCAGAAG GATCTACTTCAAAAAAAGACAGAAATACTATAAGTATGCGGGAGTACTATTATTACAAGTTCCATATATGGTCGAATGATAATGTGATTTTGATGGGAGGGAGATTGTTCCAGCAGTTTGCA GGCGTTGTTGATTGCTTCAATGCTGGTGAGGTTCAACCAAGTAGGGTTGGACAGAGAGTTGTGTTACCTGCAAGTTTCATTGGAGGTCCATGTGACATGCGTCGAAGATTTCTGGATGCCATGACTTTAGTTCAAGATGATGGGAGGCCTGATATATTTCTTACCATGACGTACAACCCAAAATGGAAAGAAATCGATGATGAGTTATTGCCTGGACAGTCAGCTCAAGATCGACCGGACCTTGTTGCAAGAGTTTTTCATGCTAAGTTAGAGGATCTCAAGGTACAGTTATTCCAGAGACATATAATTGGTGTGGTGGGGTCATATGTGTATGTGATAGAGTTTCAAAAGTGTGGATTGCCACATGCACATTTCCTCTTAATAATGACACATGGATATAAGATGAATAATCCAGGCGATTATGACAAACTTGTGTGTGCGGAAATTCCCGACCCAATAAG ATATTCTAGGCAATTCAATGAAAAGACATCACAAGGAGAGGACTCATATCCATTATATAGAAGGAGAAATAATGGAATTGAGGTGACTATAAGAAATACAACATTGGATAACAAATGGGTGGCTCCATACAACCCAAAGTTGTTAATGATGTTTAATTGTCATATCAACGTTGAGGTTTGTTCGAGTATAAAGTCTGTGAAGTACCTCTTCAAATATGTTTATAAGGGCCATGAcaaacaagttatccatattgaTAAAGACCAAGAAAATGTTGTTATTAATGAGATACGAAAGTTTCAAGACGCACATTATGTGTCCCCTCCTGAG TTGGTTAGGTTCAAAGACGGTGACAGAATGGAAGACATTGTTGATAGGGAGAAAGAAAAAAATTCAATGTTGACGGCATTTTTCAAGAAGAATAAAGAAGATTCCAATGCGAGAAAATATTTGTATAAGGATTTTCCCAAACATTTTACATGGAATCGGAGCAACCATTGTTGGAGGACCAGGGAACATAAATCAATGATTGGTCGACTTGTTTATGCTAATCTAGCTGAAGGAGAGAGATACTACCTACGCTTGCTTTTATGTCATATTACTGGGCCTACCCGCTTTGAAGATTTGTATACAGCCAATGGTGTATTACATCCTACATTTCGAAAAGCAGCTCTTGAAAGAGGTTT